One Campylobacter sp. MIT 12-8780 DNA window includes the following coding sequences:
- the fliL gene encoding flagellar basal body-associated protein FliL — translation MENEEATNGEEKKKKGGSLVLIIVIFLFVLLLVVIGAIAFLMFSAPSDESANVATTASANTATTTGSAASKNAAAPTQRSSDFANIGPMYPLQPFTLNLLSDGGARYVKCTIQLEQNTELLQPELEKKNAIIRDIIIRTLTSKTFEEVSTTKGKERLKDELVGRINEVLTDGFIKNIYFTDFVVS, via the coding sequence ATGGAAAACGAAGAAGCAACGAATGGTGAAGAGAAAAAGAAAAAAGGCGGTTCTTTAGTTCTTATCATCGTCATTTTTTTATTTGTTTTACTCCTTGTGGTTATCGGTGCGATCGCTTTTTTAATGTTTTCTGCTCCAAGTGATGAAAGTGCAAATGTAGCCACCACAGCAAGCGCAAACACAGCCACAACAACTGGTTCAGCCGCAAGTAAAAACGCAGCCGCTCCTACGCAAAGAAGTAGTGATTTTGCAAATATAGGTCCTATGTATCCGCTTCAGCCTTTTACTTTAAATTTACTCAGTGATGGTGGGGCAAGATATGTTAAATGCACTATTCAGCTTGAGCAAAATACCGAGCTTTTGCAACCCGAGCTTGAAAAGAAAAATGCTATCATAAGAGATATCATCATACGAACACTGACTTCAAAAACCTTTGAAGAAGTCAGCACCACAAAGGGCAAAGAAAGATTAAAAGATGAACTTGTAGGCAGAATCAATGAGGTTTTAACTGATGGCTTCATTAAAAATATCTATTTTACAGATTTTGTTGTTTCTTGA
- the truD gene encoding tRNA pseudouridine(13) synthase TruD: protein MNLEEKNTIFKPVFTLNHSPIKAYFSKNSKDFVVREVPLYEFSGEGEHLVFEIAKKDLSTHEALRLLSEHLGAKMRDFGYAGLKDKQGYTTQFLSLPRSFESRLLEFKHEKLEIKNTFLHKNKLKIGHLKGNSFFIRLKKVGKVEAIKLENAFKALKEQGFANYFGYQRFGKFKDNFNLGLEILHGKKLKNKKMSDFFISAFQSELFNRYLSKRVELSHFASKLSLKEFALIYKLDEARARKIVEQKQFFKLLENEVLGHYPFGKCFLCEDLDTEIKRFLNKELSPMGLLLGVKAFECKEGLAQNLEDEIYHDFYTFKSKMQGSRRFAWSFLEAACCRYDEQKAHFCLEFFLQKGSYATTILEELLHARFDEFSNNA, encoded by the coding sequence ATGAATTTAGAGGAAAAGAACACCATTTTTAAGCCCGTTTTTACGCTTAATCATAGTCCTATAAAGGCGTATTTTAGTAAAAATTCAAAAGATTTTGTGGTGCGTGAAGTGCCTTTGTATGAATTTAGCGGTGAGGGCGAGCATTTAGTCTTTGAAATCGCTAAAAAGGACTTAAGCACACATGAGGCTTTAAGGCTTTTAAGCGAGCATTTGGGTGCAAAAATGCGTGATTTTGGTTATGCTGGGCTTAAAGACAAACAAGGCTATACAACGCAGTTTTTATCGCTTCCTCGCAGTTTTGAATCAAGGCTTTTGGAGTTTAAGCACGAAAAACTTGAGATTAAAAATACTTTTTTGCATAAAAATAAGCTCAAAATCGGGCATTTGAAAGGCAATTCTTTTTTTATCAGGCTTAAGAAAGTAGGAAAAGTTGAGGCTATCAAGCTTGAAAATGCTTTTAAGGCACTTAAGGAGCAAGGTTTTGCAAATTATTTTGGCTATCAACGCTTTGGCAAATTTAAGGATAATTTTAATCTAGGGCTTGAAATTTTGCATGGAAAAAAGCTAAAAAATAAAAAAATGAGTGATTTTTTTATCTCGGCTTTTCAAAGCGAACTTTTTAATCGTTATTTGAGTAAAAGAGTTGAGTTATCACACTTTGCTAGCAAACTTAGCCTTAAAGAATTTGCACTTATTTATAAACTTGATGAGGCTAGAGCAAGAAAGATTGTAGAGCAAAAGCAGTTTTTTAAACTCCTTGAAAACGAGGTTTTGGGGCATTATCCTTTTGGTAAATGTTTTTTGTGTGAGGATTTGGATACAGAAATCAAGCGTTTTTTAAACAAAGAACTAAGTCCTATGGGACTTTTACTTGGTGTAAAAGCTTTTGAGTGCAAAGAGGGTTTGGCTCAAAACTTAGAAGATGAAATTTATCATGATTTTTATACATTCAAAAGTAAAATGCAAGGCTCAAGACGCTTTGCGTGGAGTTTTTTAGAAGCAGCTTGTTGTCGATATGATGAGCAAAAGGCACATTTTTGCTTGGAATTTTTCTTGCAAAAAGGCTCTTATGCTACCACTATCTTAGAAGAACTTTTACACGCCCGCTTTGATGAGTTTAGCAACAACGCGTAA
- a CDS encoding phosphomannomutase/phosphoglucomutase gives MLSVIFREYDIRGLYGKELNEKSVKVIGFLLGLKMLEKKCKNVSVGYDARYSNEEFFSYLVSGLNKAGIKVYKLGLVPTPLGYFSLYEGLKFDANIMITGSHNPKDYNGFKITIGKESFFGAELKAFGKEVEAHLDEEIPTNESCEEYDILSLYIHFMSEQFKHLKGFEYNFAIDCANGASGVVIEPLMKALNLKPKVLFAEPNGQFPNHAPDPTEKENLQALQELLREDQSLNIGFAFDGDADRMVALSRTHIFCGDELCYLFAKNIPNPRVLGEVKCSKNLFDEVGKFGEIFMGKTGHSNIKKMMKEQNIDLAAEVSGHIFFKHRYFGYDDGIYAFLRTLELIHKGFDLEGMITSLPKLYTSDELKIAVSEEEKFALVEAFKKAVEKGELEGVKGLCEIDGARIDFGYGWALLRASNTSPYLITRFEATSLEQAKDIQSKVLALFEKVKANLA, from the coding sequence ATGCTAAGCGTGATCTTTAGAGAGTATGATATAAGAGGGCTTTATGGCAAAGAGCTTAATGAAAAAAGTGTTAAAGTCATAGGCTTTTTACTAGGGCTTAAAATGCTTGAGAAAAAGTGTAAAAATGTCAGTGTTGGTTATGATGCAAGGTATAGTAATGAAGAGTTTTTTAGCTATCTTGTAAGTGGCTTAAACAAAGCTGGCATTAAAGTGTATAAACTTGGGCTTGTGCCTACTCCGCTTGGGTATTTTTCGCTTTATGAGGGCTTAAAATTTGATGCAAATATTATGATTACTGGCTCTCATAATCCAAAAGATTATAATGGTTTTAAGATCACTATAGGCAAAGAAAGCTTTTTTGGAGCTGAGTTAAAAGCCTTTGGCAAGGAAGTTGAGGCTCATTTAGATGAGGAAATTCCTACAAATGAAAGCTGTGAAGAGTATGATATATTGAGTTTATATATACATTTTATGAGCGAGCAATTTAAGCATTTAAAGGGCTTTGAATATAATTTTGCTATTGATTGTGCTAATGGAGCAAGTGGGGTTGTGATAGAGCCTTTGATGAAGGCTTTAAATTTAAAGCCAAAAGTGCTTTTTGCAGAGCCAAACGGACAGTTTCCAAACCACGCTCCTGATCCAACTGAAAAAGAAAATTTACAAGCCCTGCAAGAGCTTTTAAGAGAGGATCAAAGCCTAAATATAGGCTTTGCTTTTGATGGGGACGCTGATAGAATGGTGGCTTTGAGTAGAACACATATTTTTTGTGGGGATGAGCTTTGTTATTTGTTTGCTAAAAATATCCCAAATCCACGCGTTTTAGGCGAGGTAAAATGCTCAAAAAATCTCTTTGATGAGGTAGGAAAATTTGGTGAAATTTTCATGGGAAAAACAGGGCATTCAAATATCAAAAAAATGATGAAAGAGCAAAACATAGACTTAGCCGCTGAAGTAAGCGGACATATCTTTTTTAAACATAGATATTTTGGCTATGATGATGGAATTTATGCCTTTTTACGCACTCTTGAGCTTATCCACAAGGGTTTTGATTTAGAGGGTATGATCACTTCTTTGCCAAAGCTTTATACTAGTGATGAGCTTAAAATCGCAGTCAGTGAAGAGGAGAAATTTGCACTTGTGGAGGCTTTTAAAAAAGCAGTTGAAAAAGGTGAGCTTGAGGGCGTGAAAGGACTTTGTGAGATTGATGGAGCAAGGATTGATTTTGGCTATGGTTGGGCTTTGCTGCGTGCTTCAAATACCAGCCCTTACCTCATCACTCGCTTTGAAGCTACAAGTTTAGAACAGGCTAAGGACATTCAAAGTAAAGTTTTGGCATTATTTGAAAAAGTCAAAGCAAATTTAGCCTAA
- a CDS encoding thiamine-phosphate kinase: protein MDKESLIIKAFENAKNGDDGAVVGKYCFSKDLFFEDVHFKRTWFDLEQIAYKAMLVNISDAIVMNAKAKYALLGLALPKDISKDEIKSLQKGFLKAAKDFQIQIIGGDTISFDKIAISITLISKIRKKAVLRTGLKKGDLLAFTGKLGQGLQGLRACEKGVKLDKNHRFVKPKLRQDFFYSVASKLSCAMDISDGLSKDLSRLLGLNKLGLKWLCELSKDELESGEEYEILFAFEPKHKEFIEKMARKTHTKITIFGQAQKGRYEFRGKEHHF, encoded by the coding sequence ATGGATAAAGAAAGTTTAATCATCAAAGCCTTTGAAAACGCTAAAAACGGAGATGATGGTGCTGTTGTTGGTAAGTATTGCTTTTCAAAGGATTTGTTTTTTGAGGACGTGCATTTTAAGCGGACTTGGTTTGATTTAGAACAAATCGCATACAAAGCCATGCTCGTGAATATCTCAGATGCCATAGTGATGAATGCTAAGGCTAAATACGCTCTTTTAGGACTTGCTTTACCAAAAGATATCAGCAAAGATGAGATCAAATCCTTACAAAAAGGCTTTTTAAAGGCAGCTAAAGATTTTCAAATTCAAATCATTGGTGGCGATACGATAAGTTTTGACAAAATCGCTATTTCAATCACACTTATTTCAAAAATTCGCAAAAAAGCAGTATTGAGAACAGGCTTAAAAAAAGGCGATTTGCTTGCTTTTACAGGAAAACTCGGGCAGGGTTTGCAAGGATTAAGAGCATGCGAAAAAGGTGTAAAGCTTGATAAAAATCATCGCTTTGTTAAGCCAAAGCTAAGGCAAGATTTTTTTTATAGCGTTGCTTCTAAGCTTTCTTGTGCGATGGATATCTCAGATGGTTTAAGCAAAGATTTATCAAGGCTTTTGGGTTTAAATAAACTTGGGCTTAAGTGGCTTTGTGAGTTAAGCAAAGACGAGCTAGAAAGTGGCGAGGAATATGAAATTCTTTTTGCCTTTGAGCCAAAACACAAAGAATTTATAGAAAAAATGGCTCGAAAAACACACACAAAGATCACTATTTTTGGGCAAGCACAGAAAGGAAGATATGAATTTAGAGGAAAAGAACACCATTTTTAA
- a CDS encoding DUF1090 family protein, whose amino-acid sequence MMKVVALSILTASLAFANTQCELKLKELNKELEFAKLHKNEAQSKKLEFVIKQIQEDCASDPLFYDKKAQNKLEKEQRLKALEIQLKVLENNKSMMSKNEYKAQKQKLKDEKDEIKKAFEGL is encoded by the coding sequence ATGATGAAAGTTGTAGCTTTAAGTATCTTAACTGCAAGTCTTGCTTTTGCAAACACTCAATGCGAACTTAAGCTTAAAGAGCTTAACAAAGAACTTGAATTTGCCAAACTTCACAAAAACGAAGCGCAGAGTAAAAAGCTTGAATTTGTAATCAAACAAATTCAAGAAGATTGCGCAAGCGATCCACTTTTTTATGATAAAAAGGCTCAAAATAAGCTTGAGAAAGAACAAAGACTAAAAGCGCTTGAAATTCAGCTTAAAGTACTTGAAAATAACAAATCTATGATGAGTAAAAATGAGTATAAAGCCCAAAAACAAAAACTCAAAGATGAAAAAGATGAGATAAAAAAAGCCTTTGAAGGACTTTAA
- a CDS encoding carbon starvation CstA family protein: protein MNKTLSSLVWILVAVIAAWCFGVVALKQGETISAIWIVVAAVCVYMIGYRFYSLFIAQKVFELDDNRATPAVYNGDGKNYVPTNKIILFGHHFAAIAGAGPLVGPVLAAQMGYLPSMIWLLVGVVLAGAVHDFTVLFLSMRRKGRSLGEMIKDEMGKVTGGIAMVGILFIMFIIVAILAMVVVNALAESAWGLFVVAATIPIAIFMGIYMRFIRPGRIGETGIIGFILLIVALWYGHSIADAAHPLHHYFLLDKKLLALIVIGYGFISSLLPVWFFLAPRDYLSTFLKVGVIAIMAISVIIVNPDLQMPSVTNFIDGKGTVFAGSIFPFLFITIACGAISGFHALVSSGTSPKMLEKETHARMVGYGAMLMESMVGIMALIAACILEPGLYFAINTPLNTLDPNATTALLGQAGSPDLAVVEQNLKTILQNAGFTLDSTALTTPYDQLIPATAAQIGEQTIVSRTGGAPTFAVGLTHILHKLPFIGGEHTMAFWYHFAILFEALFILTAVDAGTRSGKYLIQDILGNIYKPMGDTSSVYYGFIASVFCIAGWGYLLYQGVIDPKGGIFTLWPLFGAANQMLAGIALLLATVVLFKMGKAKYSFVTIVPAFWVLLTTLWASFQKLMPMNGEAVHDAVSHVAAVQKALAVLNDPNATQRALEAAQINFHNNLLDAVLCGLFMIVVFVVLFETIKICYYTYKGQGQRWPLSEEPYHKASDYSYSLSSSH from the coding sequence GTGAATAAAACACTCTCAAGTTTAGTTTGGATTTTAGTCGCTGTCATTGCGGCTTGGTGTTTTGGTGTGGTTGCACTCAAACAAGGTGAAACCATTAGTGCGATTTGGATCGTTGTTGCTGCTGTGTGCGTTTATATGATAGGATATAGATTTTATAGCCTATTTATCGCACAAAAGGTGTTTGAACTTGATGATAATCGTGCCACACCAGCGGTATATAATGGTGATGGCAAAAACTATGTGCCAACAAATAAGATCATTTTATTTGGGCATCATTTTGCTGCTATTGCTGGAGCTGGTCCTTTAGTAGGTCCTGTTTTAGCCGCTCAAATGGGATACTTGCCAAGTATGATTTGGCTTTTAGTTGGCGTTGTTTTAGCTGGAGCCGTGCATGACTTTACTGTGCTTTTCCTTTCAATGAGACGCAAAGGAAGATCGCTTGGCGAGATGATCAAAGATGAAATGGGTAAAGTTACCGGCGGTATTGCTATGGTTGGCATACTTTTCATCATGTTTATCATCGTAGCCATTCTTGCTATGGTTGTGGTTAATGCTCTTGCTGAATCAGCTTGGGGGCTTTTTGTTGTGGCAGCGACTATTCCTATTGCGATATTTATGGGAATTTATATGCGTTTTATCCGCCCGGGTAGGATAGGAGAAACTGGTATCATCGGCTTTATCCTCCTTATCGTCGCTCTTTGGTATGGACACAGCATAGCTGATGCAGCGCATCCACTTCATCATTATTTCTTGCTTGATAAAAAACTTCTTGCTTTAATCGTGATTGGTTACGGCTTCATCTCATCTTTGCTTCCGGTGTGGTTTTTCCTTGCTCCAAGAGATTACTTAAGCACCTTCTTAAAAGTAGGCGTTATCGCTATCATGGCGATTAGTGTTATCATTGTAAATCCTGATTTACAAATGCCAAGCGTTACTAATTTCATTGATGGCAAAGGCACGGTTTTTGCAGGTTCAATTTTTCCTTTTCTTTTCATCACTATAGCATGCGGTGCGATTTCAGGCTTTCACGCTTTAGTCTCTTCAGGCACCTCACCAAAAATGCTTGAAAAAGAAACGCATGCGCGTATGGTAGGATATGGGGCTATGCTTATGGAAAGTATGGTTGGTATCATGGCTTTAATCGCAGCGTGCATACTTGAGCCTGGACTTTATTTTGCGATCAACACTCCGCTTAACACTCTTGATCCAAATGCGACAACCGCACTTTTAGGACAGGCTGGAAGCCCGGATTTAGCAGTAGTTGAGCAAAACTTAAAAACTATTTTACAAAATGCTGGCTTTACACTTGATTCAACAGCGCTTACTACGCCTTATGATCAACTTATCCCAGCAACAGCAGCTCAAATTGGCGAGCAAACTATAGTCTCAAGAACAGGTGGAGCACCAACTTTTGCGGTAGGTTTAACACATATCTTGCATAAACTTCCTTTTATCGGTGGGGAACACACAATGGCGTTTTGGTATCATTTTGCCATACTTTTTGAAGCGCTTTTCATCTTGACTGCCGTTGATGCGGGCACAAGAAGTGGTAAGTATCTTATCCAAGATATTTTAGGCAATATCTATAAACCAATGGGTGATACAAGCTCTGTGTATTATGGCTTTATCGCTTCTGTATTTTGTATAGCTGGTTGGGGATATTTGCTTTATCAAGGTGTTATTGATCCAAAAGGTGGAATTTTCACACTTTGGCCTTTATTTGGTGCAGCAAATCAAATGCTTGCGGGCATCGCACTCTTACTTGCAACGGTTGTGCTTTTCAAAATGGGTAAAGCAAAATACTCTTTTGTTACTATAGTTCCAGCATTTTGGGTGCTTTTAACCACACTTTGGGCATCTTTCCAAAAACTTATGCCGATGAATGGCGAAGCTGTGCATGATGCGGTAAGCCATGTGGCTGCGGTGCAAAAAGCTTTGGCTGTGCTTAATGATCCAAATGCGACACAAAGAGCTTTAGAAGCAGCACAAATTAATTTCCATAACAATTTACTTGATGCTGTGCTTTGCGGCTTGTTTATGATCGTTGTTTTTGTAGTGCTTTTTGAAACAATCAAAATTTGCTATTACACCTACAAAGGACAAGGACAAAGATGGCCACTTAGTGAAGAACCTTATCATAAAGCAAGTGATTATTCTTACTCACTTTCAAGCTCTCATTAA
- a CDS encoding tetratricopeptide repeat protein: MAEEEVILKEKEETSGGFSRSGGEENGSGFSRSGGEKQDDSSFEEAPREKKWYEDTKFVFMLAVLLGVVAILLVVLSFLSSQKSEPSGVIIPTTPQAPQASVDNESLQFDMSKMDSMIQKANALYLQGEREQALQVYEQIALYSEALSNYNLGVSQMNQNNYALALESFKKAIEGNENQTVSAINAAVCALHLNDIAKFQYYLDLAYVYLPNEGNSKLFNYYLSLINYYKGFYPEALQMLQLTNDESYVDNARYLSAKIYAKMGLDAKALENLQKQGNFESSLSQGLIYARMGDYARAKTALERSLKIDKERNQSIAALNLIDLKTGKYQDMLSRIRAFYQGAEKTTLDTYKIKVRLKKELFDIQIAQDNFSKDFLQDKKAQADFLFYFAPYQVFDTKQAANYINKANVVDFLEDKKDGIELLNASQMLSSVNVKLAKIISKVFESKLKEANNDFKTLLNSYQEHSILHYNLALSYAQLQNYDLAYKHFSSSYHLDPKNYAAGAFAVLTGNLSQKSTIRLVNEINENISVDDEFKANVYQNILLFANNDNAAMLPFLDDNTESSPLSFMLKSIIAKNNGLYNQMDAQLARLKNAAKDDILADILLFNAQNSNLNIKEYAQNAQLHFKNIELNYKALAGGANLIRENYINLMRVSGLLNQEREKIKEELALGMQDEAGLSAILAYMDIYAGLYAEAYALYDTLINDFNHKDSTTYFLAAVAAIGSNNPNAAIALLELAKLEDESNQEARVALGLLYQEVQNYEPALYHYGQVENNFQSRFFTFDLR; encoded by the coding sequence ATGGCTGAAGAAGAGGTCATACTTAAAGAAAAAGAAGAAACAAGCGGTGGCTTTTCAAGAAGCGGTGGTGAAGAAAATGGCTCTGGTTTTTCAAGGAGTGGGGGTGAAAAACAAGATGATTCAAGCTTTGAAGAAGCTCCAAGGGAGAAAAAATGGTATGAAGATACTAAATTTGTCTTTATGCTAGCCGTTTTACTCGGTGTTGTAGCTATCTTGCTTGTCGTTTTATCTTTTTTATCCTCCCAAAAAAGCGAACCTAGCGGAGTGATCATTCCCACAACGCCACAAGCTCCTCAAGCTAGTGTTGATAATGAAAGCCTTCAATTTGATATGAGTAAAATGGATAGTATGATACAAAAGGCAAATGCTTTATACTTGCAAGGTGAAAGAGAGCAAGCCTTACAAGTTTATGAACAAATCGCCCTTTATAGCGAGGCTTTATCAAATTATAATCTTGGCGTTTCTCAAATGAATCAAAATAATTACGCTCTTGCGCTTGAAAGCTTTAAAAAAGCTATTGAGGGCAATGAAAACCAAACTGTTTCAGCCATAAATGCTGCTGTATGTGCCTTGCACCTTAATGATATAGCTAAATTCCAGTATTATCTTGATCTTGCTTATGTGTATTTGCCAAATGAAGGCAATTCTAAGCTTTTTAATTATTATTTAAGCCTCATTAATTACTATAAAGGCTTTTATCCAGAAGCCTTGCAAATGCTCCAGCTTACAAATGATGAAAGTTATGTGGATAATGCGAGGTATTTAAGTGCAAAAATTTATGCAAAAATGGGACTTGATGCCAAAGCTTTAGAAAATTTACAAAAACAAGGGAATTTCGAATCAAGCCTTTCTCAAGGACTAATTTATGCAAGAATGGGAGATTATGCTAGAGCAAAAACTGCACTAGAAAGGTCTTTAAAGATTGACAAAGAACGCAACCAAAGCATAGCGGCTTTAAATTTGATCGATCTTAAAACAGGCAAATATCAAGATATGCTCTCAAGGATAAGAGCTTTTTATCAAGGTGCTGAAAAAACCACACTTGACACTTACAAAATAAAAGTAAGGCTTAAAAAAGAACTTTTTGATATACAAATCGCTCAAGATAATTTTTCTAAGGACTTTTTACAAGATAAAAAAGCCCAGGCGGATTTTTTGTTTTATTTTGCACCTTATCAAGTTTTTGACACCAAACAAGCTGCAAATTATATCAATAAAGCCAATGTTGTGGATTTTTTAGAGGATAAAAAAGATGGTATAGAGCTTTTAAACGCAAGCCAAATGCTTTCTTCTGTGAATGTTAAGCTTGCTAAAATCATCTCAAAAGTCTTTGAAAGTAAACTCAAAGAAGCAAATAATGATTTTAAAACTTTACTCAATAGCTACCAAGAACACAGCATTTTACACTATAATCTTGCTTTAAGCTATGCTCAACTTCAAAACTATGATCTTGCATATAAGCATTTTTCAAGTTCATATCATTTAGATCCAAAAAACTACGCAGCTGGAGCTTTTGCGGTGTTGACTGGAAATTTAAGCCAAAAAAGCACTATTAGACTTGTCAATGAAATCAACGAAAATATTAGCGTTGATGATGAATTTAAGGCAAATGTTTATCAAAATATCTTACTTTTTGCAAACAATGATAATGCCGCAATGCTTCCTTTTTTAGATGACAATACCGAATCAAGCCCTCTAAGCTTTATGCTTAAAAGCATTATCGCTAAAAACAATGGGCTTTATAATCAGATGGACGCACAGCTTGCAAGGCTTAAAAATGCTGCAAAAGATGATATTTTAGCTGATATCTTGCTTTTTAACGCTCAAAATTCAAATCTTAATATCAAAGAATACGCCCAAAATGCACAACTTCACTTTAAAAATATAGAACTCAATTATAAAGCTTTAGCTGGCGGAGCCAATCTCATCCGCGAAAACTATATAAACTTAATGCGAGTTTCAGGCTTACTTAATCAAGAAAGAGAAAAGATCAAAGAAGAACTCGCCTTAGGCATGCAAGATGAAGCTGGGCTAAGCGCTATTTTAGCGTATATGGATATTTATGCAGGGCTGTATGCAGAAGCATATGCTTTGTATGATACCTTAATCAATGATTTTAATCACAAAGACTCAACGACTTATTTTCTAGCCGCAGTTGCAGCCATTGGCTCAAACAACCCAAATGCTGCCATTGCGCTTTTAGAGCTTGCAAAGCTTGAAGATGAGAGCAACCAAGAAGCAAGAGTAGCTTTAGGCTTACTCTATCAAGAGGTGCAAAACTATGAGCCTGCTTTATATCATTACGGACAAGTGGAAAATAATTTTCAAAGTAGATTTTTTACTTTTGACTTAAGATGA
- the acpS gene encoding holo-ACP synthase gives MRIGCDLVSIKRIERLFNKQAFWDKFLSKNEQEYIKNPASLAGFWAAKEAASKALGVGISKECSFFDMQIYKDTKNAPRLEFSTRIKEKFHIQSTSLSISHDSGFAMAVILIKC, from the coding sequence ATGAGAATAGGTTGTGATCTAGTCTCTATCAAACGCATAGAAAGGCTATTTAACAAACAAGCTTTTTGGGATAAGTTTTTAAGCAAGAACGAGCAAGAATATATCAAAAATCCAGCTTCTTTAGCTGGATTTTGGGCTGCTAAAGAAGCTGCGAGCAAGGCTTTAGGGGTTGGTATAAGCAAAGAGTGTAGTTTTTTTGATATGCAAATTTACAAAGACACAAAAAACGCTCCAAGACTTGAATTTTCAACCCGAATCAAAGAAAAATTTCACATTCAAAGCACAAGTTTAAGCATTAGTCATGATAGTGGCTTTGCTATGGCTGTTATACTCATCAAATGCTAA
- the kcuS gene encoding KCU-star family selenoprotein: protein MGTALVKRSNTLPAPLGLDRESLLDKFKKLYRKSDRFINLLVGMPSYDKYVEHMKTKHPDQEILSRSDFFKEALDARYNGGFTRCC from the coding sequence ATGGGAACAGCTTTAGTAAAGCGAAGCAACACCCTGCCAGCCCCTTTGGGGCTTGACAGGGAGAGCTTGCTTGATAAATTTAAAAAACTCTACAGAAAAAGTGATCGCTTTATCAACTTGCTTGTGGGAATGCCAAGTTATGACAAATATGTCGAGCATATGAAAACAAAGCACCCAGATCAAGAAATTCTTTCAAGAAGTGATTTTTTCAAAGAAGCTCTTGATGCAAGATACAATGGCGGTTTTACGCGTTGTTGCTAA
- a CDS encoding extracellular solute-binding protein, giving the protein MKKILTLSAVLACMLHAEILVYGPGGPAPVLKELALEFEQKHKEKVNITAGPTPAWIQKAKADADLIFSGNTSMMDSFIKAMPDELEYKNIQVLNIRPSGIIVRPNNPKKIKNFEDLLKKNIKIMVVDGAGQVGLYEDMALKTGKRENLVALRKNIVLYAKNSKEALESWNNNKNIDALIIWSHWAKVLEGKAEFVKLSEESVIYRSSEIIPTNKGLKNKKALEFVKFIQSKEAQKIWQKYEWLEK; this is encoded by the coding sequence ATGAAAAAAATACTAACACTTAGCGCTGTGCTTGCATGTATGCTTCATGCTGAAATTTTAGTGTATGGTCCCGGTGGTCCTGCTCCAGTTTTAAAGGAACTTGCCTTAGAATTTGAACAAAAACACAAAGAAAAAGTAAATATCACAGCAGGACCAACTCCAGCTTGGATACAAAAAGCCAAAGCTGATGCTGATCTCATCTTTTCTGGCAATACCTCTATGATGGATAGCTTTATTAAAGCCATGCCAGATGAGCTTGAATATAAAAATATACAAGTCCTTAACATCCGCCCATCTGGCATTATAGTGCGCCCTAACAATCCTAAAAAGATTAAAAACTTTGAAGATTTGCTCAAAAAAAATATTAAAATCATGGTCGTTGATGGAGCTGGACAAGTAGGACTTTACGAAGATATGGCACTTAAAACTGGCAAAAGAGAAAATTTAGTCGCTCTACGCAAAAATATAGTTTTATATGCTAAAAATTCAAAAGAAGCTCTTGAAAGCTGGAATAATAATAAAAACATAGACGCTCTTATCATCTGGTCTCATTGGGCAAAAGTTTTAGAAGGTAAAGCTGAATTTGTGAAGTTAAGTGAAGAATCAGTCATTTATAGATCATCAGAAATTATCCCTACAAACAAGGGGCTAAAAAATAAAAAAGCACTTGAATTTGTGAAATTCATACAAAGCAAAGAAGCTCAAAAAATTTGGCAAAAATATGAATGGCTTGAAAAATAA